The following are encoded in a window of Sebastes umbrosus isolate fSebUmb1 chromosome 7, fSebUmb1.pri, whole genome shotgun sequence genomic DNA:
- the ssh2a gene encoding protein phosphatase Slingshot homolog 2 isoform X1 produces the protein MTLGAVTESDSSSAVSFCSCCGAKMVPYFSDDSVVSNNQINQLISESFLTVKGAALFLPRGNSPTPNSAPCISQRRNKHTGDLQKHLQTMFTVLRPEDTIRLAVRLESAYPQVTRYMVVVSTNGRQDTEESIVLGMDFVSSDSCCSVGLVLPLWSDTLIHLDGDGGFSVSTVNRVHVFKPVSVQAMWSALQSLHKASEVARCHNYYPGSLFLTWVSYYQSRVSSNQICVNEWNAMQDVESHRANSPVLFTDLPTERERTERLIKTRLREIMMQKDLENVTCKEIRTELEMQMVCNLREFKEFIDNEMIVILGQMDSPTEIFEHVYLGSEWNASNLDELQNSGVHYILNVTREIDNFFPGTFEYHNIRVYDEEATNLLEYWNETFKFITKAKKAGAKCLVHCKMGVSRSASTVIAYAMKEYGWDLDTAFDYVKEKRAVTKPNPSFMKQLEEYQGILLASKQRHNKLWRSHSDSDLSDRPESMCKASSHSLGRSDSHNNNTSSPSLHHFLGVAVLQALGAEHKDSAKSTATHTCDSHSDSNSVCDSPGQEEVGSDCGDPLLLPLPSPQAATVVPEERLDNSASVVVAVPVALPHPPPSLHILPPTPELQRAHGGPPTHLSISVPKHKPVELSLNLPERNSSEEISPLTPGSTDSDTIDQSLSDLPSDKHSPLSPGNITPLPLVLPLAASDDNNNPSELQIDSAMDGRGDADGSSNHSADSIDFFSAREKFLGLAQDGKTRTLSEQAQQRTPLSLEESEETEAKEEEEQGYGTSQESPESEDSVDKDSPDRTHHDNGVSVRHIVTEIEAICHPASCLPTPSSSSSSSSLPPSSHSPQLIRPEHQMEAETPEVTHGSLTPPSHPQSPSMLPCDWPAGSVRRATEQLEQKLRQEMEMATSQRSPLHSPSGEQPPVRLSLCPLSTEHPPLRSTQDCTEQRITQGEITAVSAESKDVEKHTGSQTELNSSGTDNLPDPSCSPDSNISQVSGAIPLIVPTSIDSHMLTSEESSLDTSAQSQRQSQLHSQTQQPQACSNQITLDGATVQASDTDERLESSSQSGRGVCGPGCDAENRLARGSQELERIQQTLSELQAFLHEGISLETTDSQEQELGQPQGLRDVMDTEPGPCKGLSSEQIPPCLKVGQRLRERQEGKSFLEPIVWHRAMELEARIRQAGLTPPSLMKRSASLAKLDCLELSANDLSDLDLRPHTRTTSSHSQDSFSMSTCHPDDTWKKQKVLAGNNCVVKTGLSHGGRDESSSSPSLCFSSSSSSIPHRCPKEDTDVREEPDGGGSGVATPTRQQGRGHSSRRSRKGSAEKKQRAVTVLYNTM, from the exons ATGACGCTCGGTGCGGTGACCGAATCCGACAGCTCGTCGGCGGTCAGCTTCTGCTCTTGCTGCGGGGCCAAGATGGTGCCCTACTTCAGCGACGACTCGGTGGTGTCCAACAATCAGATCAACCAGCT TATCAGTGAGAGTTTCCTCACCGTAAAAGGTGCAGCCCTGTTCCTTCCAAGGGGAAACAGTCCCACGCCTAACTCTGCACCTTGCATCAGCCAGCGCAGGAACAAGCACACAG GTGACCTCCAGAAACATCTCCAGACCATGTTCACTGTGCTGCGGCCGGAGGACACCATCCGACTG GCTGTGCGTCTGGAGAGCGCCTACCCTCAGGTAACCCGCTACATGGTGGTGGTCTCCACCAACGGTAGACAGGACACGGAGGAGAGCATCGTGCTCGGCATGGATTTTGTCTCCTCTGATAG CTGCTGTTCGGTGGGTCTGGTTCTACCTCTGTGGAGTGACACTCTGATCCACTTGGATGGAGACGG TGGTTTTAGTGTGTCGACGGTGAACAGGGTTCATGTTTTCAAGCCAGTTTCTGTCCAGGCCATGTG GTCAGCCCTCCAGTCGCTCCACAAAGCGAGCGAGGTGGCCCGCTGCCATAACTACTACCCGGGAAGCCTGTTCCTGACCTGGGTCAGCTACTACCAGAGCAGGGTCTCATCCAACCAGATCTGCGTCAATGAGTGGAACGCCATGCAGGACGTCGAGTCCCACCGTGCCAATTCACCCGTTCTCTTCACAGACCT gcCCACAGAGAGGGAGCGCACAGAGAGGCTCATCAAGACGCGCCTCAGAGAGATCATGATGCAGAAAGACCTGGAGAACGTCACCTGTAAGGAG ATCCGAACAGAGCTGGAGATGCAGATGGTGTGTAACCTGAGGGAGTTTAAGGAGTTCATAGACAACGAGATGATCGTCATCCTGGGACAGATGGACAGCCCCACTGAAATCTTTGAACACGTCTATCTG GGCTCGGAGTGGAACGCCTCCAACCTGGATGAGCTGCAGAACAGCGG GGTGCACTACATCCTGAATGTGACCAGGGAGATAGACAACTTCTTCCCGGGGACGTTTGAGTACCACAACATCAGAGTGTACGACGAAGAGGCCACCAACCTGCTGGAGTACTGGAACGAGACATTCAAGTTCATCACCAAAGCCAA GAAAGCCGGTGCTAAGTGTCTGGTTCACTGTAAAATGGGTGTGAGTCGCTCCGCCTCCACAGTGATCGCCTACGCCATGAAGGAGTACGGCTGGGACCTGGACACTGCCTTTGACTATGTTAAAGAGAAACGGGCCGTCACCAAACCAAACCCTTCCTTCATGAAACAGCTGGAGGAGTATCAGGGAATTCTGCTGGCCAG CAAACAAAGGCATAATAAGCTATGGCGCTCACACTCTGACAGTGACCTATCAGATCGCCCCGAGTCCATGTGTAAAGCTTCGTCTCACTCTCTGGGCCGCTCCGActctcacaacaacaacacttccTCCCCCTCCTTACATCACTTCCTGGGTGTGGCTGTGCTGCAAGCGCTTGGCGCTGAACACAAAGACTCTGCCAAATCAACCGCCACCCACACCTGTGACTCACACTCCGActccaacagtgtgtgtgactCACCGGGTCAGGAGGAGGTCGGATCGGATTGCGGAGACCCCCTCCTGCTTCCTCTCCCCAGTCCCCAAGCAGCCACTGTGGTCCCAGAGGAAAGACTGGACAATTCAGCGAGTGTGGTCGTCGCTGTGCCTGTTGCTCTACCCCACCCTCCACCATCACTGCACATCTTACCCCCTACTCCTGAACTCCAGCGTGCTCACGGGGGTCCTCCCACACATCTGTCCATTTCAGTGCCCAAACACAAACCGGTGGAGCTGTCCCTCAATTTGCCTGAGCGAAACAGCTCAGAAGAAATCTCTCCTCTCACTCCGGGATCCACTGACTCAGACACAATAGACCAATCATTGTCAGATTTACCGAGTGACAAACACAGCCCCCTCAGTCCTGGGAATATCACTCCTCTCCCCCTGGTTCTTCCTCTTGCTGCCAGCGATGACAACAACAACCCCAGCGAGTTACAGATAGACAGCGCCATGGATGGCCGCGGCGATGCTGACGGGTCGTCCAACCACAGCGCAGACAGCATCGACTTCTTCAGCGCCAGGGAAAAGTTTCTGGGCCTGGCCCAAGATGGCAAAACCCGGACACTTTCTGAGCAGGCACAACAAAGGACACCTCTGTCACTCGAGGAAAGCGAAGAAACTGAGGctaaggaggaagaggagcaagGATACGGGACTAGTCAG GAGTCTCCAGAATCTGAAGACAGCGTTGACAAAGACAGCCCTGATCGCACTCATCATGACAACGGAGTTTCAGTTCGCCACATCGTCACAGAGATTGAAGCCATATGCCACCCCGCCTCCTGCCTTCCTACCCcttcctcgtcctcttcctcttcgtcgctccctccatcctcccacaGCCCCCAGCTCATCCGACCGGAGCatcagatggaggcagagactCCTGAAGTCACGCACGGCTCTCTTACTCCACCTTCCCACCCGCAGTCTCCCTCCATGCTGCCGTGCGACTGGCCTGCAGGCTCCGTGCGGCGAGCAACCGAGCAGCTGGAGCAGAAGCTGAGGCAGGAAATGGAGATGGCTACGTCTCAGCGATCGCCTCTGCATTCCCCCAGCGGTGAGCAACCTCCTGTCAGACTGTCCTTGTGTCCCCTGAGCACTGAACATCCTCCCCTTCGCTCGACTCAGGACTGCACAGAACAAAGGATCACTCAGGGAGAGATCACGGCTGTATCTGCTGAGTCCAAAGACGTAGAAAAGCACACAGGGTCACAAACAGAGCTGAACTCCTCAGGCACAGACAACCTCCCAGACCCTTCATGCTCCCCCGACTCAAATATCAGCCAAGTCTCTGGTGCTATACCTCTCATTGTGCCCACATCCATAGATAGCCATATGCTGACATCAGAAGAATCATCTCTAGATACCTCAGCCCAGTCCCAAAGACAGAGTCAGCTCCACAGCCAAACCCAGCAGCCCCAGGCCTGTTCAAACCAAATAACTCTGGATGGGGCGACAGTGCAGGCGTCAGACACAGATGAGAGGCTGGAGTCCAGTTCCCAGAGCGGGCGAGGGGTCTGTGGCCCCGGCTGTGACGCCGAGAACAGGCTGGCCCGTGGCAGCCAGGAGCTGGAGAGGATTCAGCAGACGCTGAGCGAGCTGCAGGCTTTCCTCCACGAGGGCATCAGCCTCGAGACGACAGACAGCCAAGAGCAGGAACTGGGGCAGCCTCAGGGCCTGAGAGACGTTATGGACACAGAGCCAGGACCTTGCAAAGGGTTGAGTTCTGAACAGATCCCTCCATGCCTGAAAGTAGGGCAGCGGctcagagagagacaagaggggAAGAGTTTCCTGGAGCCGATAGTGTGGCACAGAGCCATGGAGCTCGAGGCTCGCATCCGCCAGGCGGGCCTCACCCCCCCTTCTCTCATGAAGAGGTCGGCCTCCTTAGCTAAACTGGACTGTCTGGAGCTGTCAGCTAATGACCTCAGCGACTTGGACCTGAGGCCACACACCAGGACGACATCATCACACTCCCAGGACTCTTTCTCCATGTCCACATGTCACCCCGACGACACCTGGAAGAAGCAGAAAGTGTTGGCTGGAAACAATTGCGTTGTAAAGACAGGTTTGTCCCACGGCGGCAGGGACGAGTCATCCTCGTCCCCGTccctctgcttctcctcctcctcctcctccatccctcatCGTTGTCCAAAAGAGGACACAGACGTGAGGGAGGAGCCGGACGGCGGCGGGAGCGGCGTGGCCACTCCAACACGTCAGCAGGGGAGGGGACACTCATCGAGACGTTCTCGCAAAGGCTCCGCTGAGAAAAAGCAGCGAGCCGTCACTGTGCTATACAATACCATGTAA
- the ssh2a gene encoding protein phosphatase Slingshot homolog 2 isoform X2: MALVTVQRSPTPSTTSSPSVSESGSGEDDRRSQPRSISESFLTVKGAALFLPRGNSPTPNSAPCISQRRNKHTGDLQKHLQTMFTVLRPEDTIRLAVRLESAYPQVTRYMVVVSTNGRQDTEESIVLGMDFVSSDSCCSVGLVLPLWSDTLIHLDGDGGFSVSTVNRVHVFKPVSVQAMWSALQSLHKASEVARCHNYYPGSLFLTWVSYYQSRVSSNQICVNEWNAMQDVESHRANSPVLFTDLPTERERTERLIKTRLREIMMQKDLENVTCKEIRTELEMQMVCNLREFKEFIDNEMIVILGQMDSPTEIFEHVYLGSEWNASNLDELQNSGVHYILNVTREIDNFFPGTFEYHNIRVYDEEATNLLEYWNETFKFITKAKKAGAKCLVHCKMGVSRSASTVIAYAMKEYGWDLDTAFDYVKEKRAVTKPNPSFMKQLEEYQGILLASKQRHNKLWRSHSDSDLSDRPESMCKASSHSLGRSDSHNNNTSSPSLHHFLGVAVLQALGAEHKDSAKSTATHTCDSHSDSNSVCDSPGQEEVGSDCGDPLLLPLPSPQAATVVPEERLDNSASVVVAVPVALPHPPPSLHILPPTPELQRAHGGPPTHLSISVPKHKPVELSLNLPERNSSEEISPLTPGSTDSDTIDQSLSDLPSDKHSPLSPGNITPLPLVLPLAASDDNNNPSELQIDSAMDGRGDADGSSNHSADSIDFFSAREKFLGLAQDGKTRTLSEQAQQRTPLSLEESEETEAKEEEEQGYGTSQESPESEDSVDKDSPDRTHHDNGVSVRHIVTEIEAICHPASCLPTPSSSSSSSSLPPSSHSPQLIRPEHQMEAETPEVTHGSLTPPSHPQSPSMLPCDWPAGSVRRATEQLEQKLRQEMEMATSQRSPLHSPSGEQPPVRLSLCPLSTEHPPLRSTQDCTEQRITQGEITAVSAESKDVEKHTGSQTELNSSGTDNLPDPSCSPDSNISQVSGAIPLIVPTSIDSHMLTSEESSLDTSAQSQRQSQLHSQTQQPQACSNQITLDGATVQASDTDERLESSSQSGRGVCGPGCDAENRLARGSQELERIQQTLSELQAFLHEGISLETTDSQEQELGQPQGLRDVMDTEPGPCKGLSSEQIPPCLKVGQRLRERQEGKSFLEPIVWHRAMELEARIRQAGLTPPSLMKRSASLAKLDCLELSANDLSDLDLRPHTRTTSSHSQDSFSMSTCHPDDTWKKQKVLAGNNCVVKTGLSHGGRDESSSSPSLCFSSSSSSIPHRCPKEDTDVREEPDGGGSGVATPTRQQGRGHSSRRSRKGSAEKKQRAVTVLYNTM; the protein is encoded by the exons TATCAGTGAGAGTTTCCTCACCGTAAAAGGTGCAGCCCTGTTCCTTCCAAGGGGAAACAGTCCCACGCCTAACTCTGCACCTTGCATCAGCCAGCGCAGGAACAAGCACACAG GTGACCTCCAGAAACATCTCCAGACCATGTTCACTGTGCTGCGGCCGGAGGACACCATCCGACTG GCTGTGCGTCTGGAGAGCGCCTACCCTCAGGTAACCCGCTACATGGTGGTGGTCTCCACCAACGGTAGACAGGACACGGAGGAGAGCATCGTGCTCGGCATGGATTTTGTCTCCTCTGATAG CTGCTGTTCGGTGGGTCTGGTTCTACCTCTGTGGAGTGACACTCTGATCCACTTGGATGGAGACGG TGGTTTTAGTGTGTCGACGGTGAACAGGGTTCATGTTTTCAAGCCAGTTTCTGTCCAGGCCATGTG GTCAGCCCTCCAGTCGCTCCACAAAGCGAGCGAGGTGGCCCGCTGCCATAACTACTACCCGGGAAGCCTGTTCCTGACCTGGGTCAGCTACTACCAGAGCAGGGTCTCATCCAACCAGATCTGCGTCAATGAGTGGAACGCCATGCAGGACGTCGAGTCCCACCGTGCCAATTCACCCGTTCTCTTCACAGACCT gcCCACAGAGAGGGAGCGCACAGAGAGGCTCATCAAGACGCGCCTCAGAGAGATCATGATGCAGAAAGACCTGGAGAACGTCACCTGTAAGGAG ATCCGAACAGAGCTGGAGATGCAGATGGTGTGTAACCTGAGGGAGTTTAAGGAGTTCATAGACAACGAGATGATCGTCATCCTGGGACAGATGGACAGCCCCACTGAAATCTTTGAACACGTCTATCTG GGCTCGGAGTGGAACGCCTCCAACCTGGATGAGCTGCAGAACAGCGG GGTGCACTACATCCTGAATGTGACCAGGGAGATAGACAACTTCTTCCCGGGGACGTTTGAGTACCACAACATCAGAGTGTACGACGAAGAGGCCACCAACCTGCTGGAGTACTGGAACGAGACATTCAAGTTCATCACCAAAGCCAA GAAAGCCGGTGCTAAGTGTCTGGTTCACTGTAAAATGGGTGTGAGTCGCTCCGCCTCCACAGTGATCGCCTACGCCATGAAGGAGTACGGCTGGGACCTGGACACTGCCTTTGACTATGTTAAAGAGAAACGGGCCGTCACCAAACCAAACCCTTCCTTCATGAAACAGCTGGAGGAGTATCAGGGAATTCTGCTGGCCAG CAAACAAAGGCATAATAAGCTATGGCGCTCACACTCTGACAGTGACCTATCAGATCGCCCCGAGTCCATGTGTAAAGCTTCGTCTCACTCTCTGGGCCGCTCCGActctcacaacaacaacacttccTCCCCCTCCTTACATCACTTCCTGGGTGTGGCTGTGCTGCAAGCGCTTGGCGCTGAACACAAAGACTCTGCCAAATCAACCGCCACCCACACCTGTGACTCACACTCCGActccaacagtgtgtgtgactCACCGGGTCAGGAGGAGGTCGGATCGGATTGCGGAGACCCCCTCCTGCTTCCTCTCCCCAGTCCCCAAGCAGCCACTGTGGTCCCAGAGGAAAGACTGGACAATTCAGCGAGTGTGGTCGTCGCTGTGCCTGTTGCTCTACCCCACCCTCCACCATCACTGCACATCTTACCCCCTACTCCTGAACTCCAGCGTGCTCACGGGGGTCCTCCCACACATCTGTCCATTTCAGTGCCCAAACACAAACCGGTGGAGCTGTCCCTCAATTTGCCTGAGCGAAACAGCTCAGAAGAAATCTCTCCTCTCACTCCGGGATCCACTGACTCAGACACAATAGACCAATCATTGTCAGATTTACCGAGTGACAAACACAGCCCCCTCAGTCCTGGGAATATCACTCCTCTCCCCCTGGTTCTTCCTCTTGCTGCCAGCGATGACAACAACAACCCCAGCGAGTTACAGATAGACAGCGCCATGGATGGCCGCGGCGATGCTGACGGGTCGTCCAACCACAGCGCAGACAGCATCGACTTCTTCAGCGCCAGGGAAAAGTTTCTGGGCCTGGCCCAAGATGGCAAAACCCGGACACTTTCTGAGCAGGCACAACAAAGGACACCTCTGTCACTCGAGGAAAGCGAAGAAACTGAGGctaaggaggaagaggagcaagGATACGGGACTAGTCAG GAGTCTCCAGAATCTGAAGACAGCGTTGACAAAGACAGCCCTGATCGCACTCATCATGACAACGGAGTTTCAGTTCGCCACATCGTCACAGAGATTGAAGCCATATGCCACCCCGCCTCCTGCCTTCCTACCCcttcctcgtcctcttcctcttcgtcgctccctccatcctcccacaGCCCCCAGCTCATCCGACCGGAGCatcagatggaggcagagactCCTGAAGTCACGCACGGCTCTCTTACTCCACCTTCCCACCCGCAGTCTCCCTCCATGCTGCCGTGCGACTGGCCTGCAGGCTCCGTGCGGCGAGCAACCGAGCAGCTGGAGCAGAAGCTGAGGCAGGAAATGGAGATGGCTACGTCTCAGCGATCGCCTCTGCATTCCCCCAGCGGTGAGCAACCTCCTGTCAGACTGTCCTTGTGTCCCCTGAGCACTGAACATCCTCCCCTTCGCTCGACTCAGGACTGCACAGAACAAAGGATCACTCAGGGAGAGATCACGGCTGTATCTGCTGAGTCCAAAGACGTAGAAAAGCACACAGGGTCACAAACAGAGCTGAACTCCTCAGGCACAGACAACCTCCCAGACCCTTCATGCTCCCCCGACTCAAATATCAGCCAAGTCTCTGGTGCTATACCTCTCATTGTGCCCACATCCATAGATAGCCATATGCTGACATCAGAAGAATCATCTCTAGATACCTCAGCCCAGTCCCAAAGACAGAGTCAGCTCCACAGCCAAACCCAGCAGCCCCAGGCCTGTTCAAACCAAATAACTCTGGATGGGGCGACAGTGCAGGCGTCAGACACAGATGAGAGGCTGGAGTCCAGTTCCCAGAGCGGGCGAGGGGTCTGTGGCCCCGGCTGTGACGCCGAGAACAGGCTGGCCCGTGGCAGCCAGGAGCTGGAGAGGATTCAGCAGACGCTGAGCGAGCTGCAGGCTTTCCTCCACGAGGGCATCAGCCTCGAGACGACAGACAGCCAAGAGCAGGAACTGGGGCAGCCTCAGGGCCTGAGAGACGTTATGGACACAGAGCCAGGACCTTGCAAAGGGTTGAGTTCTGAACAGATCCCTCCATGCCTGAAAGTAGGGCAGCGGctcagagagagacaagaggggAAGAGTTTCCTGGAGCCGATAGTGTGGCACAGAGCCATGGAGCTCGAGGCTCGCATCCGCCAGGCGGGCCTCACCCCCCCTTCTCTCATGAAGAGGTCGGCCTCCTTAGCTAAACTGGACTGTCTGGAGCTGTCAGCTAATGACCTCAGCGACTTGGACCTGAGGCCACACACCAGGACGACATCATCACACTCCCAGGACTCTTTCTCCATGTCCACATGTCACCCCGACGACACCTGGAAGAAGCAGAAAGTGTTGGCTGGAAACAATTGCGTTGTAAAGACAGGTTTGTCCCACGGCGGCAGGGACGAGTCATCCTCGTCCCCGTccctctgcttctcctcctcctcctcctccatccctcatCGTTGTCCAAAAGAGGACACAGACGTGAGGGAGGAGCCGGACGGCGGCGGGAGCGGCGTGGCCACTCCAACACGTCAGCAGGGGAGGGGACACTCATCGAGACGTTCTCGCAAAGGCTCCGCTGAGAAAAAGCAGCGAGCCGTCACTGTGCTATACAATACCATGTAA